In the Sarcophilus harrisii chromosome 1, mSarHar1.11, whole genome shotgun sequence genome, one interval contains:
- the PLEKHF2 gene encoding pleckstrin homology domain-containing family F member 2 has protein sequence MVDRLANSEANTRRISIVENCFGAAGQPLTIPGRVLIGEGVLTKLCRKKPKARQFFLFNDILVYGNIVIQKKKYNKQHIIPLENVTIDSIKDEGDLRNGWLIKTPTKSFAVYAATATEKSEWMNHINKCVTDLLSKSGKTPSNEHAAVWVPDSEATVCMRCQKAKFTPVNRRHHCRKCGFVVCGPCSEKRFLLPSQSSKPVRICDFCFDLLSSGDLATCQPTRSDSYSQSTKSPLNNVSDDEDDEDSSD, from the coding sequence ATGGTGGATCGATTGGCAAACAGTGAAGCAAATACTAGACGCATTAGTATAGTGGAAAACTGTTTTGGAGCAGCCGGACAACCCTTGACTATTCCTGGACGGGTTCTTATTGGAGAAGGAGTATTGACTAAGTTGTGTAGAAAGAAGCCAAAAGCAAGGCAGTTTTTCCTATTTAATGATATTCTTGTCTATGGCAATATAgtcattcagaagaaaaaatataacaagcaGCATATAATTCCCCTGGAAAATGTCACTATTGATTCCATCAAAGATGAGGGGGACCTACGGAATGGATGGCTTATCAAAACACCAACTAAATCATTTGCTGTTTATGCAGCTACAGCTACTGAAAAATCAGAATGGATGAACCACATAAATAAGTGTGTTACCGATTTACTCTCTAAAAGTGGGAAGACTCCCAGTAATGAACATGCTGCTGTCTGGGTACCTGACTCTGAAGCAACTGTGTGTATGCGTTGTCAGAAAGCAAAATTTACTCCTGTTAATCGTCGTCACCATTGCCGCAAATGTGGCTTTGTTGTGTGTGGGCCTTGCTCTGAAAAGCGGTTTCTTCTACCTAGCCAGTCTTCCAAGCCTGTGAGGATTTGTGATTTCTGCTTTGATCTGCTTTCTTCTGGGGACTTGGCTACATGTCAGCCTACTAGATCAGACTCTTATAGCCAATCAACTAAGTCCCCTTTGAATAATGTAtctgatgatgaagatgatgaagataGTAGtgactaa